In a genomic window of Zingiber officinale cultivar Zhangliang chromosome 9B, Zo_v1.1, whole genome shotgun sequence:
- the LOC122023948 gene encoding IQ domain-containing protein IQM3-like — protein sequence MQVEPLSIIRSSLDHAPPAFQLPEEPESPGSGRDPAFMKGMEVSDDGGCRSSNPPKSAAAATKLQKVYRSYRTRRRLADSAVVAEELWWQAIEFVQLNRSTVSFFDHVKQESVISRWNRVKLNASKVGQGLSKDARALKLAFQHWIEAIDPRHRYGHNLHIYYEEWRKSEAGQPFFYWLDIGDGRDLDLDQCPRSFLRKQCVIYLGPQEREHYEYVPLDGKLVHKQTGVLLDTTSAAKGGKWIFVMSTSRKLYAGQKKKGIFHHSSFLAGGATVAAGRFTAENGMLKRIWAYSGHYRPTEENFNNFLSFLKENHVNLDETEIMSSSNEDYYEDAKNPRLEEVIESMKVSRTPRLALPLEVTGMAASEPTAESKSAVGLQVKYQRTLSGGLQSPRADVPKKAILERINSKRKASSYQLGHQLSSKWCSGAGPRIGCVADYPVEVRLQALEFVNLSPRMVMPPKGQSSKSLANPVI from the exons ATGCAAGTGGAGCCACTCTCCATCATCCGGAGCAGCCTCGATCATGCTCCGCCGGCATTCCAGCTTCCCGAGGAGCCCGAGTCTCCGGGATCCGGCCGAGATCCGGCCTTCATGAAGGGAATGGAGGTCTCCGATGACGGAGGATGTCGCTCTTCCAACCCGCCAAAATCGGCGGCGGCGGCTACCAAGCTCCAGAAGGTATACAGGAGCTACCGCACCCGCCGCAGGCTAGCGGACTCCGCTGTCGTCGCCGAAGAGCTATG GTGGCAGGCGATAGAATTTGTTCAACTCAACCGTAGTACGGTGTCGTTCTTCGATCACGTGAAACAGGAGTCGGTGATCTCGCGATGGAATCGCGTCAAATTAAATGCTTCCAAG GTTGGTCAGGGCTTATCTAAGGACGCCAGAGCCCTCAAACTCGCTTTTCAACACTGGATTGAAGCC ATTGATCCAAGACATCGATATGGCCATAATCTGCATATTTATTATGAAGAATGGCGCAAAAGTGAAGCAGGTCAACCTTTCTTCTACTG GTTGGATATTGGCGATGGCAGAGATTTGGATCTCGATCAGTGTCCGAGATCATTCCTTCGGAAGCAATGTGTCATATATCTTGGTCCT CAAGAACGGGAACACTATGAATATGTTCCACTAGATGGCAAACTGGTGCACAAACAAACTGGAGTTCTTTTAGACACAACTTCAGCAGCCAAAGGAGGAAAATGGATTTTTGTCATGAGCACATCCAGGAAATTATATGCTGGTCAG AAAAAGAAAGGAATATTTCACCATTCCAGCTTCCTTGCTGGGGGAGCTACTGTAGCAGCTGGAAGGTTCACTGCTGAAAACGGGATGCTCAAG CGTATTTGGGCTTATAGTGGGCATTACCGTCCGACTGAGGAAAACTTCAACAACTTTTTAAGCTTCCTCAAAGAAAATCATGTTAATCTGGATGAAACTGAG ATAATGTCATCATCCAATGAAGATTATTATGAGGATGCAAAGAATCCTCGGCTCGAAGAGGTGATTGAATCAATGAAAGTTTCTAGAACTCCTCGACTAGCTCTGCCTTTAGAAGTAACAGGGATGGCAGCTTCAGAACCAACTGCAGAATCTAAATCAGCTGTAGGCCTTCAAGTCAAGTACCAAAGAACTTTATCTGGTGGCCTTCAGAGTCCAAGAGCTGATGTGCCTAAGAAAGCCATTCTAGAGAGgataaattcaaaaaggaaaGCTAGTTCTTATCAGTTGGGTCATCAGCTTTCTTCTAAATGGTGCAGTGGAGCTGGTCCTAGAATTGGATGTGTTGCAGATTATCCAGTTGAGGTCAGATTACAAGCATTAGAGTTTGTAAATCTCTCACCAAGGATGGTCATGCCACCAAAAGGCCAATCAAGCAAGAGCTTAGCAAACCCCGTGATATAA
- the LOC122025525 gene encoding heme-binding-like protein At3g10130, chloroplastic isoform X2, producing MATLWKPPYPITVSRSPGHRRRSCSGPSTTLKASAEGRDDAPCRTTSAWGTRFSLVLALASQASSVSRRVLVELATETAKYALPRRNFEARNLEEALMSVPDLETVKFRVLKRTEEYEIREVEPYFIAETTMPGKTGFDFNGASQSFNVLASYLFGKNIANEQMEMSTPVYTRKSQSDGETMDMTTPVITKKSPNGDKWTMSFVMPSKYGSNLPVPKDQSVNIKEVPRKILAVTAFSGFVTDEDVRRRESKLREDLKRETDFQLKVGASVEVAQFNPPFTLPFTRRNEIAIEVERKI from the exons ATGGCTACGCTGTGGAAACCTCCTTATCCAATTACCGTCTCCAGATCTCCGGGCCATCGGCGACGCTCGTGCTCCGGGCCGTCGACGACCCTCAAAGCTTCGGCGGAAGGAAGGGACGATGCACCCTGTAGAACCACGTCGGCTTGGGGTACCCGGTTCTCGCTTGTGCTTGCTCTAGCTTCGCAGGCCTCGTCCGTCTCCCGACGGG TTTTAGTGGAGCTGGCGACGGAAACCGCGAAGTATGCTTTACCCCGGAGGAACTTTGAAGCGAGGAATCTGGAGGAGGCTCTGATGTCAG TTCCGGATCTCGAAACCGTCAAATTTAGGGTTCTCAAACGGACGGAGGAATACGAGATTAGAgaagtcgag CCTTATTTCATCGCTGAAACAACAATGCCAGGAAAGACTGGATTTGATTTCAATGGTGCATCTCAATCTTTCAATGTCCTGGCATCATACTTATTTGGTAAG AATATTGCCAATGAACAAATGGAGATGAGTACTCCTGTTTATACTCGAAAATCTCAGTCTGATGGAGAGACAATGGATATGACAACCCCTGTAATCACCAAAAAG TCTCCCAATGGAGATAAATGGACGATGTCATTTGTCATGCCATCCAAATACGGTTCTAACTTGCCAGTACCAAAAGATCAGTCAGTCAACATCAAAGAAGTGCCAAGGAAAATACTAGCTGTTACTGCTTTCTCAG GTTTCGTCACCGATGAAGATGTTAGAAGAAGAGAATCTAAACTGCGTGAGGATTTAAAGAGAGAAACTGACTTCCAGCTAAAAGTTGGTGCATCAGTGGAGGTTGCACAG TTCAATCCGCCATTTACACTTCCTTTTACCCGCCGAAATGAAATAGCAATTGAAGTCGAAAGGAAAATCTAG
- the LOC122025525 gene encoding heme-binding-like protein At3g10130, chloroplastic isoform X1, whose product MATLWKPPYPITVSRSPGHRRRSCSGPSTTLKASAEGRDDAPCRTTSAWGTRFSLVLALASQASSVSRRVLVELATETAKYALPRRNFEARNLEEALMSVPDLETVKFRVLKRTEEYEIREVEVLLHQQLAVGFLDSLKLGKTGFDFNGASQSFNVLASYLFGKNIANEQMEMSTPVYTRKSQSDGETMDMTTPVITKKSPNGDKWTMSFVMPSKYGSNLPVPKDQSVNIKEVPRKILAVTAFSGFVTDEDVRRRESKLREDLKRETDFQLKVGASVEVAQFNPPFTLPFTRRNEIAIEVERKI is encoded by the exons ATGGCTACGCTGTGGAAACCTCCTTATCCAATTACCGTCTCCAGATCTCCGGGCCATCGGCGACGCTCGTGCTCCGGGCCGTCGACGACCCTCAAAGCTTCGGCGGAAGGAAGGGACGATGCACCCTGTAGAACCACGTCGGCTTGGGGTACCCGGTTCTCGCTTGTGCTTGCTCTAGCTTCGCAGGCCTCGTCCGTCTCCCGACGGG TTTTAGTGGAGCTGGCGACGGAAACCGCGAAGTATGCTTTACCCCGGAGGAACTTTGAAGCGAGGAATCTGGAGGAGGCTCTGATGTCAG TTCCGGATCTCGAAACCGTCAAATTTAGGGTTCTCAAACGGACGGAGGAATACGAGATTAGAgaagtcgag GTTCTCTTGCACCAACAGTTGGCAGTAGGATTTCTTGATTCTTTAAAACTTG GAAAGACTGGATTTGATTTCAATGGTGCATCTCAATCTTTCAATGTCCTGGCATCATACTTATTTGGTAAG AATATTGCCAATGAACAAATGGAGATGAGTACTCCTGTTTATACTCGAAAATCTCAGTCTGATGGAGAGACAATGGATATGACAACCCCTGTAATCACCAAAAAG TCTCCCAATGGAGATAAATGGACGATGTCATTTGTCATGCCATCCAAATACGGTTCTAACTTGCCAGTACCAAAAGATCAGTCAGTCAACATCAAAGAAGTGCCAAGGAAAATACTAGCTGTTACTGCTTTCTCAG GTTTCGTCACCGATGAAGATGTTAGAAGAAGAGAATCTAAACTGCGTGAGGATTTAAAGAGAGAAACTGACTTCCAGCTAAAAGTTGGTGCATCAGTGGAGGTTGCACAG TTCAATCCGCCATTTACACTTCCTTTTACCCGCCGAAATGAAATAGCAATTGAAGTCGAAAGGAAAATCTAG